The following coding sequences are from one Lolium rigidum isolate FL_2022 chromosome 6, APGP_CSIRO_Lrig_0.1, whole genome shotgun sequence window:
- the LOC124667816 gene encoding putative F-box protein At5g60060: MASPQNPRRRQLGTGQSAWPDLPPELLESILCRLGPLGRVAVRLVCSSWRSCARASISSDLTFEAPRLLLRRPGSCGSLAFFSLRRDEILPFALPGRVNAGRCCGQIGGWLAMAFDEERAVELHNIFSVESVAMPRAPTFPVAKIVLSAPPTSLGWVAAVLGSLGTLALLQPDVSGGAWTTIAAGAEHRAFRDVAIWRGRLCALSDDGTIRAYRADLRARVAAVSDLNYGLVWRWRWQQPTYLVESEGELLLVRKLYRVDGDSVEVEVEIRRFRPEERKWEEVRELPGRAVFVGAVASVAVLATAALPGVRENCVYFARREVDMMVPHAVGVYSLGDRETAVVAIAGGHSVEVEPVWIIPSVA; the protein is encoded by the coding sequence ATGGCTTCCCCGCAGAATCCCCGGCGGCGGCAGCTTGGTACGGGGCAGTCCGCCTGGCCGGATCTCCCACCGGAGCTCCTAGAGAGCATCTTATGCCGCCTCGGCCCGCTCGGCCGTGTCGCCGTCCGCCTGGTCTGCTCATCGTGGCGGTCGTGCGCGCGAGCTTCGATCTCGTCTGACCTCACCTTCGAggcgccgcgcctcctcctccgccgccccggCTCCTGCGGCAGCCTCGCGTTCTTCAGCCTCCGCCGCGATGAGATCCTCCCTTTCGCCCTCCCCGGCCGCGTCAACGCCGGCCGGTGCTGCGGCCAGATCGGCGGCTGGCTGGCGATGGCCTTCGACGAGGAGCGGGCGGTCGAGCTCCACAACATCTTctccgttgaatccgtggccatgCCCCGGGCCCCCACCTTCCCGGTGGCCAAGATCGTGCTCTCCGCGCCGCCCACCTCCCTGGGGTGGGTGGCCGCCGTGCTGGGCAGCCTGGGCACGCTCGCGCTGCTCCAGCCGGACGTATCTGGCGGCGCCTGGACCACGATCGCGGCGGGGGCGGAGCACAGGGCGTTCAGGGACGTGGCGATCTGGCGCGGGCGGCTGTGCGCGCTGAGCGACGACGGCACGATCCGGGCGTACCGGGCCGACCTCCGCGCGCGCGTTGCGGCCGTGTCGGACCTGAACTACGGGctggtgtggcggtggcggtggcagcaGCCGACGTACCTGGTGGAGTCGGAGGGGGAGCTCCTGCTGGTGAGGAAGCTGTACAGGGTTGATGGGGactcggtggaggtggaggtggagatacGCCGGTTCCGGCCGGAGGAGCGCAAGTGGGAGGAGGTGAGGGAGCTCCCTGGGAGGGCGGTGTTCGTGGGGGCGGTCGCGTCGGTGGCGGTGCTGGCGACGGCGGCGCTGCCGGGGGTCCGGGAGAACTGCGTCTACTTCGCGCGGCGGGAGGTGGACATGATGGTGCCGCACGCCGTCGGCGTGTACTCGCTGGGGGACCGGGAGACGGCGGTGGTGGCCATCGCCGGCGGGCACTCCGTGGAGGTGGAGCCCGTGTGGATCATCCCCTCGGTCGCCTGA